One Equus caballus isolate H_3958 breed thoroughbred chromosome 14, TB-T2T, whole genome shotgun sequence DNA segment encodes these proteins:
- the OR2C3E gene encoding olfactory receptor 2C3, translated as MEIANASSPEVFVLLGFSSRPSLETILFVLVLGFYVVSLLGNGTIILVSCLDVHLHTPMYFFLANLSFLDIGFTTSIIPQLLVNLWGPQKTISYGGCVVQFSISHWLGVTECVLLAVMSYDRYAAICRPLQYTIIMHPQLCLSLALASWLGGLTTSMVGSTLTMLLPLCGNNRIDHFLCEMPLIIQLACVDTSFNEMEMYVASFIFVVLPLGLILVSYGHIACAVLKIRSAQGQRKAFNTCSSHVAVVALFYGSIIFMYLQPAKSNSHERGKFLALFYTVVTPMLNPLIYTLRNKDVKKAFRRLVLEKSCGLGGHGGTFRDRSH; from the coding sequence ATGGAAATAGCCAATGCAAGTTCTCCAGAAGTCTTTGTACTCCTGGGCTTCTCTTCACGACCCTCGCTAGAAACTATCCTCTTCGTCCTTGTCTTGGGGTTTTATGTGGTGTCTCTCTTGGGCAATGGCACCATCATTCTGGTCTCCTGTCTGGATGTGCACCTCCACACTCCGATGTACTTCTTTCTTGCCAATCTCTCCTTCCTGGACATTGGCTTCACCACAAGCATCATCCCACAACTCCTGGTCAACCTCTGGGGACCACAGAAAACCATAAGCTATGGAGGCTGTGTGGTCCAGTTTTCTATCTCACACTGGCTGGGGGTGACTGAATGTGTCCTCCTGGCAGtcatgtcctatgaccgctatgcTGCCATCTGCAGGCCACTCCAGTACACCATCATCATGCATCCACAGCTTTGCCTCAGCCTGGCCCTCGCCTCATGGCTCGGGGGTTTGACCACCAGCATGGTGGGCTCTACACTCACCATGCTCCTGCCGCTGTGTGGGAACAATCGCATTGACCACTTTCTCTGTGAGATGCCCCTCATTATACAACTGGCTTGTGTGGACACCAGCTTCAATGAGATGGAGATGTACGTGGCCAGCTTTATCTTTGTTGTCTTGCCTCTGGGTCTCATCCTGGTCTCATATGGCCATATTGCCTGTGCTGTGTTGAAGATCAGGTCAGCACAAGGGCAGAGAAAGGCCTTCAACACCTGCTCTTCCCACGTGGCAGTCGTGGCTCTGTTTTACGGGAGCATCATCTTCATGTACCTCCAGCCGGCCAAGAGCAACTCTCACGAACGGGGCAAGTTCCTGGCCCTCTTCTACACTGTGGTCACCCCGATGCTGAACCCCCTGATTTACACGCTGAGGAACAAGGACGTGAAGAAGGCATTCAGGCGCCTTGTGTTAGAGAAGAGCTGTGGTTTGGGGGGACACGGGGGCACATTTAGAGACCGTAGTCACTAG